A region from the Salvia splendens isolate huo1 chromosome 15, SspV2, whole genome shotgun sequence genome encodes:
- the LOC121768110 gene encoding histone acetyltransferase HAC1-like isoform X2, translating to MNLDSRKRRLDDVAVMNNRIFQGSAKDCLNQEIACQYQNLMYHQINDDPALLGASSSHGSFLPISQPSAGFGFSLGSYVPNLPNSGLNYSMTSNVGFGKLGLDAMYNLRHFQNFLQDDHRGYTMLIDSDDYYSGKTPFEVGAQGFLTEPTKGDNMELDEFISLSDREYTSAPFSRSKLRREHWPNYGLQAHKSGPPAHVGQRGFSNVQVPRPTDSINILIAYVSFKSKLNVLERRKQEFMNHLHHILCKVQTCRCEEYHNLILHFHNCRNTNCIVCQPVREWHNTKNMNAGPIYVPCPVKKVTSESGKLNLYMSRDFRDRDHILPDMQPAPKRMKVENASKFDNWSLFAVILPHLKQCEGGMVDVEDYMDKANKEPLSSKEASARPVAWNENADNGGSMESNESDEFLDVGKSPEGHISSAPVNEVPISRGNLGNSLQNFNGALNLDYIKLGNDDAVTHSEEHRLVAEQHDGGCIKTSKVESVTFGGQSTLSDGICVLPEGNLGKSLQTSANALDLTDIELDEDVTISHPKGQYMVDEEQVIDCVKTSKVKSDVTYGLQDLNSTNISALPQILDLGRSLGTFNDGHSLDNINLGKDAAFSHSEENNLVDKQQEIGCVTTSKVESNVPFSPQSLNSKGISVLPQGSAIDEEENSKLVSQVSHETVDATYAFADPDNQCGRKLDDLKASGVALTDFFTAEQIKEHLCSLNQDINLDVGQELHTSMYAHTGGSNTCQLCALETLTFTALAMCCTSCGARIKHKVTYYWTKDGAGTQYCFCTICFKEARGGKILYRGISFPKAELYKGKNTEESGEPWVQCDRCERWQHQICALYNSERDLKGKAKYICPFCRYDEIKAKGRMPITPVFGAQELPRTKLSDYIEQRLFESLQRERKQRAEFLGKNPEEVPGASDLTVRVVLSVNKQLRVKQQFLDVLHGETYPEEFPYKSKVILLFQKVGGVDVCIFAMYVQEFGSECGNPNKRSVYISYLDSVKYFRPEIKTLAGVALRTFVYHEILIGYLDYCKRLGFITCYIWACPPWKGEDYILHYHPETQKRPNSHKLVQWYKKMLKKGKEENVVVEFTNFYDHFFVPNGDSNCKITAARLPYFDGDFWSRAIEDLIKAIENDGGESERQLKNQMTKRTMKAMGHNDLSADATKDILVMQKLGHRILTAKEEFFVVHLQFTCTNCHEAILSGSCWSCNQCSKFYICGRCLEHEHSSNLLETHSGNFGDKHQLYKIPVNDEVADTNDNDGLLENEFFDDRLSFLSFCEKNFYRFDTLRRAKHSSMMIIHHLHESRSRAMEEAICSMCNQNVVAGWHCEMCPQFHVCDACFQREGGHCHIHKLVKHFLKADSRKGTEQMHQQLALEADSGKKSEQIQQYRISEILDLLEHASKCQSTKNNPCSNPKCFSLKNTFRHTRDCTRRVAGGCMHCKRIWDMLVMHSNVCEDSNCSIPRCMDIKNYRRKQTTKSDEVV from the exons ATGAATTTGGATTCGAGGAAACGGAGGTTGGACGATGTTGCTGTCATGAACAATCGGATATTTCAAGGGTCCGCTAAG GACTGCCTAAACCAGGAGATCGCTTGCCAATATCAAAACCTAATGTATCACCAAATTAATGACGATCCTGCACTTCTTGGAGCATCTTCATCTCACGGGTCCTTTTTACCTATTAGCCAACCAAGTGCAGGCTTTGGGTTCTCACTAGGTTCTTATGTTCCAAATCTGCCGAATTCTGGCTTGAACTATTCGATGACATCCAATGTTGGCTTTGGCAAGCTCGGACTTGATGCTATGTATAATTTACGACACTTTCAGA ATTTTTTACAGGATGATCACAGAGGTTACACAATGCTAATTGATTCTGATG ATTATTATTCGGGTAAGACACCATTTGAAGTTGGTGCTCAAGGTTTTCTCACAGAGCCAACAAAAG GTGATAATATGGAGCTTGATGAATTCATCTCATTGTCGGATCGGGAATATACAAGTGCTCCATTCAGTAGGTCCAAATTAAGGCGTGAACACTGGCCCAATTATGGACTGCAGGCTCATAAATCAGGTCCTCCTGCACATGTTGGGCAAAGAGGATTTAGTAATGTTCAAGTTCCCAGGCCAACAGATTCAATTAATATTCTAATTGCATATGTCAGTTTCAAAAGCAAGCTAAATGTTCTTGAAAGAAGGAAGCAGGAATTTATGAATCACTTACACCATATACTGTGTAAGGTCCAAACGTGCAGGTGTGAAGAATATCATAATTTGATATTACACTTCCACAACTGTCGCAACACCAACTGTATCGTATGTCAACCAGTTCGAGAGTGGCACAATACTAAGAATATGAATGCCGGGCCTATTTATGTGCCGTGCCCTGTGAAGAAAGTTACATCAGAATCAGGAAAGTTGAATCTATATATGTCTAGAGATTTCCGTGATAGAGATCACATTCTTCCAGACATGCAACCTGCACCTAAACGAATGAAGGTAGAAAATGCTTCTAAGTTTGACAACTGGTCCCTGTTTGCGGTTATCCTTCCACACTTAAAGCAGTGTGAAGGAGGTATGGTTGATGTTGAGGATTATATGGACAAGGCAAACAAAGAACCATTGAGCTCCAAGGAAGCATCAGCAAGACCTGTAGCATGGAATGAAAATGCAGATAATGGTGGATCAATGGAGTCTAATGAATCAGATGAATTTCTAGATGTGGGGAAGTCACCTGAAGGCCATATAAGCTCAGCCCCAGTGAATGAGGTTCCCATATCCAGAGGTAACCTTGGGAATAGTCTTCAAAATTTTAATGGTGCTCTCAATCTTGACTACATAAAGCTGGGAAACGATGATGCTGTTACTCATTCTGAAGAGCACAGATTGGTTGCTGAACAACATGATGGGGGCTGTATTAAGACTAGTAAAGTGGAAAGTGTAACCTTTGGCGGTCAAAGTACACTTTCCGACGGCATTTGTGTTCTTCCTGAAGGCAATCTTGGGAAAAGTCTTCAAACTTCAGCCAACGCTCTTGATCTTACTGACATAGAGCTGGATGAAGATGTTACCATATCTCATCCCAAAGGGCAATATATGGTTGATGAAGAGCAGGTGATAGACTGTGTGAAGACAAGCAAGGTGAAAAGTGATGTAACTTATGGTCTTCAAGATTTAAACTCTACCAATATTTCCGCTCTTCCGCAAATACTTGATCTTGGGAGAAGTCTTGGAACTTTTAATGATGGACATAGTCTTGACAACATAAATCTCGGAAAAGATGCTGCCTTTTCACATTCCGAAGAGAACAATTTGGTCGACAAACAGCAGGAGATAGGCTGTGTGACGACTAGTAAAGTGGAAAGTAATGTACCTTTTAGTCCTCAAAGCTTAAATTCTAAAGGCATTTCTGTCCTTCCTCAAGGCTCAGCAATTGATGAAGAAGAGAACTCCAAACTGGTGAGCCAGGTCTCGCACGAGACAGTAGATGCTACATATGCTTTTGCCGACCCTGACAATCAATGTGGAAGAAAGTTGGATGATTTGAAAGCATCAGGTGTTGCCTTAACTGATTTCTTCACAGCTGAGCAAATAAAAGAACACTTGTGTAGTCTCAATCAAGATATCAACCTG GATGTTGGGCAGGAACTGCATACAAGCATGTATGCCCACACAGGTGGGTCAAATACCTGTCAGTTATGTGCTTTGGAAACGCTCACATTTACTGCTCTGGCTATGTGTTGTACATCTTGTGGAGCTCGAATCAAACACAAGGTGACTTATTATTGGACAAAAGATGGAGCGGGTACACAATACTGCTTTTGTACAATATGCTTCAAGGAAGCTCGTGGTGGTAAAATCTTATATAGGGGGATCTCATTTCCAAAAGCAGAGCTTTACAAGGGCAAAAACACTGAAGAATCTGGTGAACCA TGGGTACAATGTGACAGATGTGAGCGTTGGCAACATCAGATTTGTGCTCTTTATAATTCTGAACGAGATCTGAAAGGGAAAGCAAAGTACATTTGTCCATTCTGTCGATATGATGAGATAAAAGCTAAGGGGCGTATGCCTATTACTCCAGTTTTTGGGGCACAAGAGCTTCCAAGAACCAAGCTTAGTGATTACATAGAACAAAGACTTTTTGAGAGTCTTCAGCGAGAGAGGAAACAGAGAGCAGAATTTCTTGGAAAGAACCCTGAAGAG GTGCCTGGAGCGTCAGATCTCACAGTTAGAGTGGTGTTATCTGTGAATAAACAATTACGAGTGAAGCAGCAGTTTTTAGATGTTCTCCACGGTGAGACTTATCCGGAAGAGTTTCCATATAAATCTAAG GTGATTCTGTTGTTCCAAAAAGTTGGAGGAGTGGATGTATGCATCTTTGCTATGTATGTTCAAGAGTTTGGATCAGAATGTGGGAACCCAAACAAACGCTCTGTATATATTTCGTATCTTGACTCAGTGAAGTACTTCAGACCTGAAATAAAAACTCTGGCTGGTGTTGCTTTGCGTACCTTTGTATATCATGAAATACTG ATTGGATATCTTGATTACTGCAAGCGGCTTGGTTTCATTACCTGCTACATATGGGCTTGCCCACCTTGGAAAGGGGAAGATTACATACTACATTACCATCCTGAGACTCAGAAAAGACCAAATTCACATAAGCTAGTTCAATG GTACAAGAAGATGCTTAAGAAGGGCAAGGAAGAAAATGTTGTGGTCGAATTTACTAATTTCTATGACCATTTCTTTGTTCCGAATGGAGACTCCAACTGCAAGATAACTGCAGCACGGTTGCCTTATTTTGATGGAGATTTCTGGTCTCGTGCCATTGAAGATCTGATAAAAGCAATTGAGAATGATGGTGGAGAATCTGAAAGACAATTGAAGAATCAAATGACAAAAAGAACTATGAAAGCAATGGGACATAATGATCTTTCGGCTGATGCAACAAAAGATATTCTAGTTATGCAAAAG CTTGGGCATAGAATCCTGACTGCAAAGGAAGAGTTCTTCGTCGTCCATTTGCAGTTTACCTGCACAAACTGTCATGAAGCCATACTGTCTGGAAGTTGTTGGTCTTGTAACCAGTGCAGCAAATTTTACATATGCGGCAG ATGCCTTGAGCACGAGCATTCTTCCAATTTACTGGAAACTCACAGTGGCAACTTTGGGGATAAACACCAGCTCTATAAG ATACCAGTGAATGATGAAGTAGCTGATACTAACGATAATGATGGTCTTTTAGAGAATGAATTCTTTGATGATAGACTTTCTTTCTTGAGCTTCTGTGAGAAGAATTTTTACCGATTTGACACACTTCGCCGTGCTAAGCATTCATCAATGATGATCATTCATCATCTCCATGAATCAAGATCAAGAGCAATGGAAGAAGCCATCTGCAGTATGTGTAATCAGAACGTAGTGGCAGGATGGCATTGCGAGATGTGTCCCCAGTTTCATGTTTGTGATGCATGCTTCCAAAGGGAGGGGGGTCATTGTCATATTCACAAGTTAGTTAAGCATTTTTTAAAGGCTGATTCCAGAAAAGGGACTGAACAAATGCATCAGCAATTAGCATTGGAGGCTGATTCCGGAAAGAAGAGTGAACAAATACAGCAGTATAGAATCTCAGAG ATTCTGGATCTACTAGAGCATGCCAGTAAGTGTCAATCAACCAAAAACAACCCCTGCTCGAACCCCAAATGCTTCTCTCTCAAGAACACATTCCGGCACACCAGGGATTGTACACGTCGTGTAGCTGGTGGTTGCATGCACTGTAAGAGAATCTGGGATATGCTCGTAATGCACTCAAACGTTTGCGAAGATTCAAATTGCAGTATACCACGTTGCAT GGACATTAAAAATTATAGAAGAAAACAGACCACAAAATCTGACGAGGTGGTGTAA
- the LOC121768110 gene encoding histone acetyltransferase HAC1-like isoform X1, whose product MNLDSRKRRLDDVAVMNNRIFQGSAKDCLNQEIACQYQNLMYHQINDDPALLGASSSHGSFLPISQPSAGFGFSLGSYVPNLPNSGLNYSMTSNVGFGKLGLDAMYNLRHFQNFLQDDHRGYTMLIDSDGKGKPMMGYFKQLYGDVVSPEQISSVTTCSDADYYSGKTPFEVGAQGFLTEPTKGDNMELDEFISLSDREYTSAPFSRSKLRREHWPNYGLQAHKSGPPAHVGQRGFSNVQVPRPTDSINILIAYVSFKSKLNVLERRKQEFMNHLHHILCKVQTCRCEEYHNLILHFHNCRNTNCIVCQPVREWHNTKNMNAGPIYVPCPVKKVTSESGKLNLYMSRDFRDRDHILPDMQPAPKRMKVENASKFDNWSLFAVILPHLKQCEGGMVDVEDYMDKANKEPLSSKEASARPVAWNENADNGGSMESNESDEFLDVGKSPEGHISSAPVNEVPISRGNLGNSLQNFNGALNLDYIKLGNDDAVTHSEEHRLVAEQHDGGCIKTSKVESVTFGGQSTLSDGICVLPEGNLGKSLQTSANALDLTDIELDEDVTISHPKGQYMVDEEQVIDCVKTSKVKSDVTYGLQDLNSTNISALPQILDLGRSLGTFNDGHSLDNINLGKDAAFSHSEENNLVDKQQEIGCVTTSKVESNVPFSPQSLNSKGISVLPQGSAIDEEENSKLVSQVSHETVDATYAFADPDNQCGRKLDDLKASGVALTDFFTAEQIKEHLCSLNQDINLDVGQELHTSMYAHTGGSNTCQLCALETLTFTALAMCCTSCGARIKHKVTYYWTKDGAGTQYCFCTICFKEARGGKILYRGISFPKAELYKGKNTEESGEPWVQCDRCERWQHQICALYNSERDLKGKAKYICPFCRYDEIKAKGRMPITPVFGAQELPRTKLSDYIEQRLFESLQRERKQRAEFLGKNPEEVPGASDLTVRVVLSVNKQLRVKQQFLDVLHGETYPEEFPYKSKVILLFQKVGGVDVCIFAMYVQEFGSECGNPNKRSVYISYLDSVKYFRPEIKTLAGVALRTFVYHEILIGYLDYCKRLGFITCYIWACPPWKGEDYILHYHPETQKRPNSHKLVQWYKKMLKKGKEENVVVEFTNFYDHFFVPNGDSNCKITAARLPYFDGDFWSRAIEDLIKAIENDGGESERQLKNQMTKRTMKAMGHNDLSADATKDILVMQKLGHRILTAKEEFFVVHLQFTCTNCHEAILSGSCWSCNQCSKFYICGRCLEHEHSSNLLETHSGNFGDKHQLYKIPVNDEVADTNDNDGLLENEFFDDRLSFLSFCEKNFYRFDTLRRAKHSSMMIIHHLHESRSRAMEEAICSMCNQNVVAGWHCEMCPQFHVCDACFQREGGHCHIHKLVKHFLKADSRKGTEQMHQQLALEADSGKKSEQIQQYRISEILDLLEHASKCQSTKNNPCSNPKCFSLKNTFRHTRDCTRRVAGGCMHCKRIWDMLVMHSNVCEDSNCSIPRCMDIKNYRRKQTTKSDEVV is encoded by the exons ATGAATTTGGATTCGAGGAAACGGAGGTTGGACGATGTTGCTGTCATGAACAATCGGATATTTCAAGGGTCCGCTAAG GACTGCCTAAACCAGGAGATCGCTTGCCAATATCAAAACCTAATGTATCACCAAATTAATGACGATCCTGCACTTCTTGGAGCATCTTCATCTCACGGGTCCTTTTTACCTATTAGCCAACCAAGTGCAGGCTTTGGGTTCTCACTAGGTTCTTATGTTCCAAATCTGCCGAATTCTGGCTTGAACTATTCGATGACATCCAATGTTGGCTTTGGCAAGCTCGGACTTGATGCTATGTATAATTTACGACACTTTCAGA ATTTTTTACAGGATGATCACAGAGGTTACACAATGCTAATTGATTCTGATGGTAAAGGCAAACCTATGATGGGGTACTTTAAGCAATTATATGGAGATGTTGTTTCTCCCGAGCAGATCTCATCAGTCACAACGTGTTCTGATGCAGATTATTATTCGGGTAAGACACCATTTGAAGTTGGTGCTCAAGGTTTTCTCACAGAGCCAACAAAAG GTGATAATATGGAGCTTGATGAATTCATCTCATTGTCGGATCGGGAATATACAAGTGCTCCATTCAGTAGGTCCAAATTAAGGCGTGAACACTGGCCCAATTATGGACTGCAGGCTCATAAATCAGGTCCTCCTGCACATGTTGGGCAAAGAGGATTTAGTAATGTTCAAGTTCCCAGGCCAACAGATTCAATTAATATTCTAATTGCATATGTCAGTTTCAAAAGCAAGCTAAATGTTCTTGAAAGAAGGAAGCAGGAATTTATGAATCACTTACACCATATACTGTGTAAGGTCCAAACGTGCAGGTGTGAAGAATATCATAATTTGATATTACACTTCCACAACTGTCGCAACACCAACTGTATCGTATGTCAACCAGTTCGAGAGTGGCACAATACTAAGAATATGAATGCCGGGCCTATTTATGTGCCGTGCCCTGTGAAGAAAGTTACATCAGAATCAGGAAAGTTGAATCTATATATGTCTAGAGATTTCCGTGATAGAGATCACATTCTTCCAGACATGCAACCTGCACCTAAACGAATGAAGGTAGAAAATGCTTCTAAGTTTGACAACTGGTCCCTGTTTGCGGTTATCCTTCCACACTTAAAGCAGTGTGAAGGAGGTATGGTTGATGTTGAGGATTATATGGACAAGGCAAACAAAGAACCATTGAGCTCCAAGGAAGCATCAGCAAGACCTGTAGCATGGAATGAAAATGCAGATAATGGTGGATCAATGGAGTCTAATGAATCAGATGAATTTCTAGATGTGGGGAAGTCACCTGAAGGCCATATAAGCTCAGCCCCAGTGAATGAGGTTCCCATATCCAGAGGTAACCTTGGGAATAGTCTTCAAAATTTTAATGGTGCTCTCAATCTTGACTACATAAAGCTGGGAAACGATGATGCTGTTACTCATTCTGAAGAGCACAGATTGGTTGCTGAACAACATGATGGGGGCTGTATTAAGACTAGTAAAGTGGAAAGTGTAACCTTTGGCGGTCAAAGTACACTTTCCGACGGCATTTGTGTTCTTCCTGAAGGCAATCTTGGGAAAAGTCTTCAAACTTCAGCCAACGCTCTTGATCTTACTGACATAGAGCTGGATGAAGATGTTACCATATCTCATCCCAAAGGGCAATATATGGTTGATGAAGAGCAGGTGATAGACTGTGTGAAGACAAGCAAGGTGAAAAGTGATGTAACTTATGGTCTTCAAGATTTAAACTCTACCAATATTTCCGCTCTTCCGCAAATACTTGATCTTGGGAGAAGTCTTGGAACTTTTAATGATGGACATAGTCTTGACAACATAAATCTCGGAAAAGATGCTGCCTTTTCACATTCCGAAGAGAACAATTTGGTCGACAAACAGCAGGAGATAGGCTGTGTGACGACTAGTAAAGTGGAAAGTAATGTACCTTTTAGTCCTCAAAGCTTAAATTCTAAAGGCATTTCTGTCCTTCCTCAAGGCTCAGCAATTGATGAAGAAGAGAACTCCAAACTGGTGAGCCAGGTCTCGCACGAGACAGTAGATGCTACATATGCTTTTGCCGACCCTGACAATCAATGTGGAAGAAAGTTGGATGATTTGAAAGCATCAGGTGTTGCCTTAACTGATTTCTTCACAGCTGAGCAAATAAAAGAACACTTGTGTAGTCTCAATCAAGATATCAACCTG GATGTTGGGCAGGAACTGCATACAAGCATGTATGCCCACACAGGTGGGTCAAATACCTGTCAGTTATGTGCTTTGGAAACGCTCACATTTACTGCTCTGGCTATGTGTTGTACATCTTGTGGAGCTCGAATCAAACACAAGGTGACTTATTATTGGACAAAAGATGGAGCGGGTACACAATACTGCTTTTGTACAATATGCTTCAAGGAAGCTCGTGGTGGTAAAATCTTATATAGGGGGATCTCATTTCCAAAAGCAGAGCTTTACAAGGGCAAAAACACTGAAGAATCTGGTGAACCA TGGGTACAATGTGACAGATGTGAGCGTTGGCAACATCAGATTTGTGCTCTTTATAATTCTGAACGAGATCTGAAAGGGAAAGCAAAGTACATTTGTCCATTCTGTCGATATGATGAGATAAAAGCTAAGGGGCGTATGCCTATTACTCCAGTTTTTGGGGCACAAGAGCTTCCAAGAACCAAGCTTAGTGATTACATAGAACAAAGACTTTTTGAGAGTCTTCAGCGAGAGAGGAAACAGAGAGCAGAATTTCTTGGAAAGAACCCTGAAGAG GTGCCTGGAGCGTCAGATCTCACAGTTAGAGTGGTGTTATCTGTGAATAAACAATTACGAGTGAAGCAGCAGTTTTTAGATGTTCTCCACGGTGAGACTTATCCGGAAGAGTTTCCATATAAATCTAAG GTGATTCTGTTGTTCCAAAAAGTTGGAGGAGTGGATGTATGCATCTTTGCTATGTATGTTCAAGAGTTTGGATCAGAATGTGGGAACCCAAACAAACGCTCTGTATATATTTCGTATCTTGACTCAGTGAAGTACTTCAGACCTGAAATAAAAACTCTGGCTGGTGTTGCTTTGCGTACCTTTGTATATCATGAAATACTG ATTGGATATCTTGATTACTGCAAGCGGCTTGGTTTCATTACCTGCTACATATGGGCTTGCCCACCTTGGAAAGGGGAAGATTACATACTACATTACCATCCTGAGACTCAGAAAAGACCAAATTCACATAAGCTAGTTCAATG GTACAAGAAGATGCTTAAGAAGGGCAAGGAAGAAAATGTTGTGGTCGAATTTACTAATTTCTATGACCATTTCTTTGTTCCGAATGGAGACTCCAACTGCAAGATAACTGCAGCACGGTTGCCTTATTTTGATGGAGATTTCTGGTCTCGTGCCATTGAAGATCTGATAAAAGCAATTGAGAATGATGGTGGAGAATCTGAAAGACAATTGAAGAATCAAATGACAAAAAGAACTATGAAAGCAATGGGACATAATGATCTTTCGGCTGATGCAACAAAAGATATTCTAGTTATGCAAAAG CTTGGGCATAGAATCCTGACTGCAAAGGAAGAGTTCTTCGTCGTCCATTTGCAGTTTACCTGCACAAACTGTCATGAAGCCATACTGTCTGGAAGTTGTTGGTCTTGTAACCAGTGCAGCAAATTTTACATATGCGGCAG ATGCCTTGAGCACGAGCATTCTTCCAATTTACTGGAAACTCACAGTGGCAACTTTGGGGATAAACACCAGCTCTATAAG ATACCAGTGAATGATGAAGTAGCTGATACTAACGATAATGATGGTCTTTTAGAGAATGAATTCTTTGATGATAGACTTTCTTTCTTGAGCTTCTGTGAGAAGAATTTTTACCGATTTGACACACTTCGCCGTGCTAAGCATTCATCAATGATGATCATTCATCATCTCCATGAATCAAGATCAAGAGCAATGGAAGAAGCCATCTGCAGTATGTGTAATCAGAACGTAGTGGCAGGATGGCATTGCGAGATGTGTCCCCAGTTTCATGTTTGTGATGCATGCTTCCAAAGGGAGGGGGGTCATTGTCATATTCACAAGTTAGTTAAGCATTTTTTAAAGGCTGATTCCAGAAAAGGGACTGAACAAATGCATCAGCAATTAGCATTGGAGGCTGATTCCGGAAAGAAGAGTGAACAAATACAGCAGTATAGAATCTCAGAG ATTCTGGATCTACTAGAGCATGCCAGTAAGTGTCAATCAACCAAAAACAACCCCTGCTCGAACCCCAAATGCTTCTCTCTCAAGAACACATTCCGGCACACCAGGGATTGTACACGTCGTGTAGCTGGTGGTTGCATGCACTGTAAGAGAATCTGGGATATGCTCGTAATGCACTCAAACGTTTGCGAAGATTCAAATTGCAGTATACCACGTTGCAT GGACATTAAAAATTATAGAAGAAAACAGACCACAAAATCTGACGAGGTGGTGTAA